A DNA window from Oncorhynchus tshawytscha isolate Ot180627B linkage group LG13, Otsh_v2.0, whole genome shotgun sequence contains the following coding sequences:
- the LOC112265140 gene encoding uncharacterized protein LOC112265140 isoform X6: MLSKSICSTHMFDIFSQLVLQETLKKQSFFFTKTMFNNTVQLKWLTEHCEPPVKLNISWCLRSSRCFEEVFGLHPLKAGSYFRTTTVKQEGCSGFYVFYQYPAIECKQHMTHSEPVTVKHKEMRKRSAENPKETVAVKAEAAVATGKAPAPSAKKQVAKAQCIDTQGGWGGTAHFIFTLYSPLSRES, from the exons ATGTTGTCCAAATCTATTTGCAGTACTCATATGTTTGACATTTTTTCACAGCTTGTGTTACAGGAAACTTTGAAAAAGCAGAGCTTTTTCTTCACCAAGACAATGTTTAACAATACAGTTCAGCTGAAAT GGTTGACGGAACACTGTGAACCTCCGGTAAAACTCAACATCTCCTGGTGCCTAAGGAGCTCCCGCTGCTTCGAAGAGGTATTCGGTCTCCAC CCTCTGAAGGCAGGGAGCTACTTCAGAACGACAACTGTGAAGCAGGAAGGATGCAGTGGGTTCTATGTGTTTTATCAGTACCCTGCCATTGAGTGCAAACAGCACATGACACACAGTGAG CCTGTCACTGTCAAGCACAAAGAGATGAGGAAAAGGAGCGCTGAGAATCCAAAGGAG ACGGTTGCTGTCAAAGCAGAGGCAGCTGTGGCCACAGGCAAAGCCCCAGCCCCCTCTGCAAAGAAACAAGTG gccAAGGCTCAGTGCATTGATACACAGGGTGGTTGGGGTGGGACTGCTCATTTCATTTTTACCTTATATTCTCCGTTGTCGAGGGAATCCTGA
- the LOC112265140 gene encoding uncharacterized protein LOC112265140 isoform X1: MLSKSICSTHMFDIFSQLVLQETLKKQSFFFTKTMFNNTVQLKWLTEHCEPPVKLNISWCLRSSRCFEEVFGLHPLKAGSYFRTTTVKQEGCSGFYVFYQYPAIECKQHMTHSEPVTVKHKEMRKRSAENPKETVAVKAEAAVATGKAPAPSAKKQVTPQHHFDAMAQTWEDGLTCSSSHIKEIKEKSSAATDSVPPQNWDIQHNEVHRSHETCVQYIKTALTNRLILLCPSPPAVEVSRNGNPLTTSVSE; encoded by the exons ATGTTGTCCAAATCTATTTGCAGTACTCATATGTTTGACATTTTTTCACAGCTTGTGTTACAGGAAACTTTGAAAAAGCAGAGCTTTTTCTTCACCAAGACAATGTTTAACAATACAGTTCAGCTGAAAT GGTTGACGGAACACTGTGAACCTCCGGTAAAACTCAACATCTCCTGGTGCCTAAGGAGCTCCCGCTGCTTCGAAGAGGTATTCGGTCTCCAC CCTCTGAAGGCAGGGAGCTACTTCAGAACGACAACTGTGAAGCAGGAAGGATGCAGTGGGTTCTATGTGTTTTATCAGTACCCTGCCATTGAGTGCAAACAGCACATGACACACAGTGAG CCTGTCACTGTCAAGCACAAAGAGATGAGGAAAAGGAGCGCTGAGAATCCAAAGGAG ACGGTTGCTGTCAAAGCAGAGGCAGCTGTGGCCACAGGCAAAGCCCCAGCCCCCTCTGCAAAGAAACAAGTG ACTCCCCAGCATCACTTTGATGCAATGGCTCAGACCTGGGAGGATGGCCTTACATGTTCATCATCCCACATCAAAGAGATCAAGGAGAAGAGCAGCGCCGCCACTGACTCTGTCCCACCACAGAACTGGGACATCCAACATAACGAGGTCCACCGATCACATGAAACCTGTGTCCAATACATTAAAACTGCATTAACGAATAGGCTAATATTATTATGTCCTTCACCCCCTGCAGTGGAAGTCAGTAGGAACGGGAACCCTTTGACTACATCTGTTTCAGAATGA
- the LOC112265141 gene encoding calpain small subunit 1, with amino-acid sequence MFLAKRLIGGILDVVSNIDPGQFVPSDPPPPRRPLAYAEQNENDEERQFRKVFQQLAGDDMEVSPTELMNILNRIIGKRSDLKTDGFSIESCRSMVAVMDSDSTGKLGFHEFKFLWNNIKKWQCIYISNDADRSGLISSQELPATFKAAGFPLNDQLFQLMVRRYSDEQGNMDFDNFIGCLVRLDAMCRAFKTLDKDDNGTIKVNIQEWLQLTMYS; translated from the exons ATGTTTCTGGCCAAAAGACTCATTGGTGGCATCCTGGATGTTGTGAG CAACATCGACCCTGGTCAATTTGTGCCATCAGATCCT CCCCCACCACGCAGACCTCTGGCCTACGCGGAGCAGAATGAGAACGACGAGGAGAGACAGTTCCGCAAGGTGTTCCAGCAACTTGCTGGGGAT GACATGGAGGTGAGCCCCACGGAATTGATGAACATCCTCAACAGGATCATTGGCAAAC GTAGTGACCTGAAGACTGATGGCTTTAGCATCGAGTCATGCAGGAGCATGGTGGCTGTCATGGAT AGTGACAGCACAGGAAAGCTAGGTTTCCATGAGTTCAAGTTTTTATGGAACAACATCAAGAAATGGCAG TGCATCTACATATCAAATGACGCGGACCGCTCCGGGCTCATCTCCTCACAAGAGCTTCCTGCTACCTTCAAAGCTGCAG GCTTCCCTCTCAACGACCAGCTCTTCCAGTTGATGGTACGCAGGTACAGTGATGAACAGGGCAACATGGACTTTGACAACTTCATTGGGTGCCTGGTCAGACTGGACGCTATGTGTC GAGCTTTCAAGACTCTGGACAAAGATGATAATGGAACTATCAAAGTCAACATCCAGGAG TGGCTTCAGTTGACCATGTACTCATAA
- the LOC112265140 gene encoding uncharacterized protein LOC112265140 isoform X5 produces MLSKSICSTHMFDIFSQLVLQETLKKQSFFFTKTMFNNTVQLKWLTEHCEPPVKLNISWCLRSSRCFEEVFGLHPLKAGSYFRTTTVKQEGCSGFYVFYQYPAIECKQHMTHSEPVTVKHKEMRKRSAENPKEDWRELWIDCFLAVPLLHHPSGHHVSVEAVCQQPEDEDLKWVEENIPSSMADVRP; encoded by the exons ATGTTGTCCAAATCTATTTGCAGTACTCATATGTTTGACATTTTTTCACAGCTTGTGTTACAGGAAACTTTGAAAAAGCAGAGCTTTTTCTTCACCAAGACAATGTTTAACAATACAGTTCAGCTGAAAT GGTTGACGGAACACTGTGAACCTCCGGTAAAACTCAACATCTCCTGGTGCCTAAGGAGCTCCCGCTGCTTCGAAGAGGTATTCGGTCTCCAC CCTCTGAAGGCAGGGAGCTACTTCAGAACGACAACTGTGAAGCAGGAAGGATGCAGTGGGTTCTATGTGTTTTATCAGTACCCTGCCATTGAGTGCAAACAGCACATGACACACAGTGAG CCTGTCACTGTCAAGCACAAAGAGATGAGGAAAAGGAGCGCTGAGAATCCAAAGGAG GACTGGAGGGAACTGTGGATAGACTGCTTCCTGGCGGTTCCTCTTCTCCACCATCCTTCTGGTCATCATGTTTCTGTGGAGGCCGTCTGCCAACAACCAGAG GATGAGGATCTGAAATGGGTGGAAGAGAATATCCCATCTTCAATGGCAGATGT GAGACCATGA
- the LOC112265140 gene encoding transmembrane protein 87A isoform X2 produces the protein MLSKSICSTHMFDIFSQLVLQETLKKQSFFFTKTMFNNTVQLKWLTEHCEPPVKLNISWCLRSSRCFEEVFGLHPLKAGSYFRTTTVKQEGCSGFYVFYQYPAIECKQHMTHSEPVTVKHKEMRKRSAENPKETVAVKAEAAVATGKAPAPSAKKQVTPQHHFDAMAQTWEDGLTCSSSHIKEIKEKSSAATDSVPPQNWDIQHNEWKSVGTGTL, from the exons ATGTTGTCCAAATCTATTTGCAGTACTCATATGTTTGACATTTTTTCACAGCTTGTGTTACAGGAAACTTTGAAAAAGCAGAGCTTTTTCTTCACCAAGACAATGTTTAACAATACAGTTCAGCTGAAAT GGTTGACGGAACACTGTGAACCTCCGGTAAAACTCAACATCTCCTGGTGCCTAAGGAGCTCCCGCTGCTTCGAAGAGGTATTCGGTCTCCAC CCTCTGAAGGCAGGGAGCTACTTCAGAACGACAACTGTGAAGCAGGAAGGATGCAGTGGGTTCTATGTGTTTTATCAGTACCCTGCCATTGAGTGCAAACAGCACATGACACACAGTGAG CCTGTCACTGTCAAGCACAAAGAGATGAGGAAAAGGAGCGCTGAGAATCCAAAGGAG ACGGTTGCTGTCAAAGCAGAGGCAGCTGTGGCCACAGGCAAAGCCCCAGCCCCCTCTGCAAAGAAACAAGTG ACTCCCCAGCATCACTTTGATGCAATGGCTCAGACCTGGGAGGATGGCCTTACATGTTCATCATCCCACATCAAAGAGATCAAGGAGAAGAGCAGCGCCGCCACTGACTCTGTCCCACCACAGAACTGGGACATCCAACATAACGAG TGGAAGTCAGTAGGAACGGGAACCCTTTGA
- the LOC112265140 gene encoding uncharacterized protein LOC112265140 isoform X7: MLSKSICSTHMFDIFSQLVLQETLKKQSFFFTKTMFNNTVQLKWLTEHCEPPVKLNISWCLRSSRCFEEVFGLHPLKAGSYFRTTTVKQEGCSGFYVFYQYPAIECKQHMTHSEDWRELWIDCFLAVPLLHHPSGHHVSVEAVCQQPEDEDLKWVEENIPSSMADVALPPLLD; encoded by the exons ATGTTGTCCAAATCTATTTGCAGTACTCATATGTTTGACATTTTTTCACAGCTTGTGTTACAGGAAACTTTGAAAAAGCAGAGCTTTTTCTTCACCAAGACAATGTTTAACAATACAGTTCAGCTGAAAT GGTTGACGGAACACTGTGAACCTCCGGTAAAACTCAACATCTCCTGGTGCCTAAGGAGCTCCCGCTGCTTCGAAGAGGTATTCGGTCTCCAC CCTCTGAAGGCAGGGAGCTACTTCAGAACGACAACTGTGAAGCAGGAAGGATGCAGTGGGTTCTATGTGTTTTATCAGTACCCTGCCATTGAGTGCAAACAGCACATGACACACAGTGAG GACTGGAGGGAACTGTGGATAGACTGCTTCCTGGCGGTTCCTCTTCTCCACCATCCTTCTGGTCATCATGTTTCTGTGGAGGCCGTCTGCCAACAACCAGAG GATGAGGATCTGAAATGGGTGGAAGAGAATATCCCATCTTCAATGGCAGATGT TGCACTGCCCCCTCTACTGGACTGA
- the si:ch211-137a8.4 gene encoding retinitis pigmentosa 1-like 1 protein — MAATDACAAPVQEDGTTTTETKTEVEPTNSDTVTEAVTSPPEEVQPAGETTESTEQPADGKAKQASENIFSSFLNKSGLGKVMGGKKKKEQSTEAVEANGEGNTEQKKASAQAEEPAANGTEAAAEDQANEKVPENQVKVRSKSLDRLEDPEALNATVDTLEDAPAAEESEKPASSAATKHMKRWHSFKKLMAQKSHKKSTEESKDAEGSEGASGGTPGDTSTLDSKASESSGQKRWKLKRSWTFQGLKRDPSVVGISKADKSEKAEGEENPTENDEAAAPETDEAKAQVDGETQEKTNTDGEEEKGATAAPHKSMNQHADEIWTSFKKRVIPKSKRSADTVAASGEEEGAAASELAEQTEEAGKEQAKSAKTKRTHFNRAVSLKNFIMRKGKSTSVDQGDGAPKEGEEAEDGEAKNTEGAAAPAGTSDSRQGEADAAQGESNDKGEVQVVNEHTAADGEAKEPTTNTLSGPEPEKANSAKPAAPAEPVAEVKINGENGCSNGTPEEDAIHNHETTPKKDGPTDEAKQENTNSMKDAKTLNLVTGNAVAQIEKKAGNV; from the exons ATGGCGGCGACAGATGCATGTGCAGCACCTGTACAGGAAgatggtaccaccaccaccgagACCAAAACAGAGGTGGAGCCCACAAACTCAGACACTGTCACAGAGGCTGTCACATCTCCACCCGAAGAGGTACAACCTGCCGGAGAGACCACAGAGAGCACAGAGCAGCCGGCCGATGGCAAAGCTAAACAGGCCTCTGAGAATATTTTCTCTTCCTTCCTGAATAAGAGTGGACTGGGAAAAGTCAtgggagggaagaagaagaaggagcagAGCACTGAGGCTGTGGAGGCTAATGGAGAGGGCAACACAGAGCAGAAAAAGGCCTCTGCCCAAGCAGAAGAGCCGGCAGCCAATGGCACAGAGGCAGCGGCAGAGGACCAGGCCAATGAGAAAGTGCCGGAGAACCAGGTGAAGGTCCGATCCAAATCCTTGGACAGGTTAGAGGACCCTGAGGCCCTCAATGCCACAGTGGACACATTGGAAGATGCCCCGGCAGCAGAAGAGTCAGAGAAGCCTGCCTCTAGTGCAGCGACCAAACACATGAAACGCTGGCATTCCTTCAAGAAGCTTATGGCCCAGAAGAGTCACAAGAAGAGCACAGAAGAGTCTAAGGACGCTGAGGGCAGCGAGGGTGCATCTGGGGGCACACCTGGTGACACAAGTACACTGGACTCCAAGGCTTCAGAATCCAGTGGCCAGAAACGGTGGAAACTGAAAAGGTCATGGACATTCCAGGGGCTGAAGAGAGACCCGTCAGTCGTAGGCATCAGCAAAGCCGATAAGAGCGAGAAGGCGGAAGGGGAGGAAAACCCCACAGAGAACGATGAAGCGGCTGCGCCTGAAACAGACGAAGCCAAGGCACAGGTAGACGGTGAAACACAGGAGAAGACCAACACAGACGGAGAGGAGGAAAAAGGAGCCACCGCCGCCCCACACAAATCAATGAACCAACATGCAGATGAGATCTGGACCTCCTTCAAGAAACGCGTGATCCCCAAGTCCAAGCGGTCAGCAGACACGGTGGCTGCCAGCGGGGAGGAGGAAGGTGCTGCCGCATCTGAACTGGCCGAGCAGACGGAAGAGGCAGGCAAAGAGCAGGCCAAGTCGGCCAAGACCAAGCGAACGCACTTCAACCGTGCCGTTTCGCTGAAAAACTTCATCATGAGAAAGGGGAAGAGCACCAGCGTGGACCAGGGAGACGGAGCTCCGAAAGAGGGTGAGGAGGCAGAAGACGGGGAGGCGAAGAACACAGAGGGCGCGGCTGCCCCAGCTGGCACGTCTGACAGCCGGCAGGGAGAAGCAGATGCTGCCCAGGGCGAGAGCAACGACAAAGGAGAGGTTCAGGTGGTCAATGAGCACACAGCCGCCGACGGAGAGGCAAAGGAGCCCACAACGAACACACTGTCTGGTCCTGAGCCAGAGAAGGCCAACTCAGCTAAGCCCGCAGCACCAGCAGAGCCCGTGGCAGAGGTGAAAATCAACGGTGAGAATGGGTGCTCGAATGGCACGCCCGAAGAAGACGCCATACACAATCATGAAACGACCCCGAAGAAAGACGGACCAACAGACGAGGCCAAACAAGAAAACACAAACTCCATGAAGGACGCGAAGACGCTGAACCTCGTTACAGGAAATGCAGTTGCCCAAATTG AGAAAAAGGCGGGAAACGTGTGA
- the LOC112265140 gene encoding uncharacterized protein LOC112265140 isoform X3: protein MSAVSGLTEHCEPPVKLNISWCLRSSRCFEEVFGLHPLKAGSYFRTTTVKQEGCSGFYVFYQYPAIECKQHMTHSEPVTVKHKEMRKRSAENPKETVAVKAEAAVATGKAPAPSAKKQVTPQHHFDAMAQTWEDGLTCSSSHIKEIKEKSSAATDSVPPQNWDIQHNEVHRSHETCVQYIKTALTNRLILLCPSPPAVEVSRNGNPLTTSVSE from the exons ATGTCTGCTGTTTCAGGGTTGACGGAACACTGTGAACCTCCGGTAAAACTCAACATCTCCTGGTGCCTAAGGAGCTCCCGCTGCTTCGAAGAGGTATTCGGTCTCCAC CCTCTGAAGGCAGGGAGCTACTTCAGAACGACAACTGTGAAGCAGGAAGGATGCAGTGGGTTCTATGTGTTTTATCAGTACCCTGCCATTGAGTGCAAACAGCACATGACACACAGTGAG CCTGTCACTGTCAAGCACAAAGAGATGAGGAAAAGGAGCGCTGAGAATCCAAAGGAG ACGGTTGCTGTCAAAGCAGAGGCAGCTGTGGCCACAGGCAAAGCCCCAGCCCCCTCTGCAAAGAAACAAGTG ACTCCCCAGCATCACTTTGATGCAATGGCTCAGACCTGGGAGGATGGCCTTACATGTTCATCATCCCACATCAAAGAGATCAAGGAGAAGAGCAGCGCCGCCACTGACTCTGTCCCACCACAGAACTGGGACATCCAACATAACGAGGTCCACCGATCACATGAAACCTGTGTCCAATACATTAAAACTGCATTAACGAATAGGCTAATATTATTATGTCCTTCACCCCCTGCAGTGGAAGTCAGTAGGAACGGGAACCCTTTGACTACATCTGTTTCAGAATGA
- the LOC112265140 gene encoding uncharacterized protein LOC112265140 isoform X4 — translation MLSKSICSTHMFDIFSQLVLQETLKKQSFFFTKTMFNNTVQLKWLTEHCEPPVKLNISWCLRSSRCFEEVFGLHPLKAGSYFRTTTVKQEGCSGFYVFYQYPAIECKQHMTHSEPVTVKHKEMRKRSAENPKEDWRELWIDCFLAVPLLHHPSGHHVSVEAVCQQPEDEDLKWVEENIPSSMADVALPPLLD, via the exons ATGTTGTCCAAATCTATTTGCAGTACTCATATGTTTGACATTTTTTCACAGCTTGTGTTACAGGAAACTTTGAAAAAGCAGAGCTTTTTCTTCACCAAGACAATGTTTAACAATACAGTTCAGCTGAAAT GGTTGACGGAACACTGTGAACCTCCGGTAAAACTCAACATCTCCTGGTGCCTAAGGAGCTCCCGCTGCTTCGAAGAGGTATTCGGTCTCCAC CCTCTGAAGGCAGGGAGCTACTTCAGAACGACAACTGTGAAGCAGGAAGGATGCAGTGGGTTCTATGTGTTTTATCAGTACCCTGCCATTGAGTGCAAACAGCACATGACACACAGTGAG CCTGTCACTGTCAAGCACAAAGAGATGAGGAAAAGGAGCGCTGAGAATCCAAAGGAG GACTGGAGGGAACTGTGGATAGACTGCTTCCTGGCGGTTCCTCTTCTCCACCATCCTTCTGGTCATCATGTTTCTGTGGAGGCCGTCTGCCAACAACCAGAG GATGAGGATCTGAAATGGGTGGAAGAGAATATCCCATCTTCAATGGCAGATGT TGCACTGCCCCCTCTACTGGACTGA